From the Porphyrobacter sp. CACIAM 03H1 genome, the window CAGGTCGGTGACCGCCCAGACCGCGGTGACCGGAAGGCCGATGATCGTGATGCCGATGCCGAGCATCACGATCGCGGTCTTCCGTTCACCGAGATAGAAGCGGTGCGCACCCAGCACTCCGAGGAAGACGCAAAGAAGGTAGGCCGCCAGCTTGCTCGGCCTATGCGCGGCAACTTGGAAATCGATCAGCATCTTCTGTTGAAGGCTGAACGGGATTCTCCGGCACTCGTCGTCATGCGAGTCCACGCCTTGCGCCCTCTCCACCTGCGTTTGCCATTCCTGTTTCCGGCTGGCTTGGTAGAAGGATATTGCATGACATGCCGTCAAACAACTGACAATCAGCTAACGGTTTGAACCTATGACCGATTTTGTCCTTCCCGGCTTTGATCTCGCCGCCTTCGTCCGCGCGACGCTTGCCGAGGATCTCGGCGAGGGCCTTTCCGGCGGGGGGCGGGATGTGACCTCCGAAAGCGTGATCCCCGCCGAAGCCCGCTTCTCCGGCGTCATGGACAGCCGGGATGCGATCACCGTTGCGGGGCTGCCGCTGGCCGAGGCGTTCTTCCGCCATCTCGATCCCGACTGCGCCATCGACAGCCTCGTGCACGATGGCGACAAGGTGCCCGCCGGCACGGACCTGATGCGGATCGAGGGCCGGGCGCGCGCGCTGCTGACGGCGGAGCGCAGCGCCCTCAATATCGTCCAGCACCTCTCAGGCATCGCCACGCTGACGCAAGCCTATGTCACCGCCATGCGCGGCCCCGGGGGCAATCCGGCCTGCACATTGCTCGATACCCGCAAGACCATTCCGGGCCTCAGGTTCCTCGAGAAATATGCCACCCGTCAGGGCGGGGCGCAGAACCACCGCATGGGGCTGTGGGACGCGGCGATGATCAAGGACAATCACGTCGCGGTCGCCGGCAGCGTCGGCGAGGCCGTGCGGCGCGCGCGCGAAGCGGGGGTCGAGAGGATCATCTGCGAGGTGGATAGCCTCGACCAGATCGAACCCGCGCTGGCGGCTGGCGCCCATCACCTGCTGCTCGACAACATGGACCCGGCCACCCTCGCGGAGGCCGTCGAACTGGTTGCAGGCCGCGTTCCGACCGAGGCGAGTGGGGGTGTCAACCTCGACACCATCGCCGCGAAAGCGGCGAGCGGGGTGGACTACATCTCGGTCGGGCGCCTCACCCAGAGCGCGCCGGCCGCCGATATCGGACTGGATTTCAAGCCGCTGTGAAGCTTGCGCGGGGGCCCAGACCGCTGGCGATCCGCGTCTTCGCCGCGGCCTTCCTCGCTGCGGCGCTGCTGCGGCTGGTGCGCGGGCTCGACGACCTGACGCGCGCCCAGAGCGCCTATGCCGCCCATCTGCCGTGGTTCGCGTGGGACCGCGACTGGACCATCGTCGCGCTGTCGGCCGAATTCACGATCGCGCTGATCCCGCTGGTGTGGATCTACCTCTTCGCCGCGCCCTTCGCGCGCTGGCTGGTGCTGGGCTTCGGCGCGCTGCGGCTGGCGATGCTCGATCCGGCCGCGCTGACCGGCGCGCTGCTTGTCGCGGTCGCGATGGCGAGCCTGCTCACCGCGCAGGCCGGACGCTGGTTCGCACGCGTGCCGGAGCCGGAGCAAGACGGTCCTGCCATTTTCGAATAGACTTGTGTTCACCGCATGTTAGCTTGCCCCCGTTGTTGCTGAAGAGGGGATGTTCATGCGACCGGCTTCCATCACGAAATTCGACCAGCTCTACCTCGGCGCGATGGCGCTGGGGATCGCCAACACCGTGCTGAACTACGACAACACCATGGCGCAGCTTGAGGCCGATCCGGCGGTGGCCGCCGCGGGCATGGCGGGTCCCGGCTTCATGCTCGCTGCCACCGCCTTCGGCTTCGCCATCTCGCTGCTGCTGTGGTTCTTCATCTCGCGCCGGGCCTCGAACATCGCCAAGTGGATCCTGCTGGTGCTGACCCTGATCGGCACGCTGATGATGCCGCTGGGTCTGGCAGCGGTGCCGCTGGTGCAGGCGGTCATCGCGGTGGCGATCACGGTGATGCAGATCGCCGCCCTCTGGTTCCTGTTCCGGCCCGATGCCAAGGCGTGGTTCGAGCACGGGCCGAAGGGCATGGACCCGGCCGCCTTCGAATAGGCGCGCCGCGGCGTGAGGGCGGGGTTCGCGGGAGTGGCGGCGCTGGCCGCGCTGCTGCCCGCCCCTGCGCTCGCGCAGGCCTACCAGTGCCGCGCCCCGCAGGTGGCGAGCGTGCCGCGCATCGTCCCCGACGGCCCGCGCCGGGTTCTGCCGGTGACAGGCTACACCCTCGCGCTGAGCTGGTCGCCCGAGTTCTGCAAGCCGCGCAGCCGAGATCGCTCCCACACCTTCCAGTGCGCGGGCAAGCAGGGCCGCTTCGGCCTCGTCGTCCACGGACTCAGGCCCGAAGGCGCACGGGACTGGCCGCAATGGTGCGAGGCTCGCACGGCCCTCACCCCCGCCGATATCCGCGGGGCGATGTGCCTGATGCCCTCCGAGCGCCTCGTCGCGCGCCAATGGGCGAAGCACGGCGCCTGCATGGTCAAGCGCCCCGCGAACTACCTCAAGGTGATCCGCATCCTGCGTTCGGGCCTGCGCCTGCCCGATTACGACCGCATCAGCCGCGAGGAGGGGCTGACCGCAGGCCGCATTCGCGCCGCCTTCGCCGATGCCAATCCGGAATGGCCCGAGGCGGCAATCGCAGTGATGCTCTCCCCGCGCGGCTGGCTCGAGGAGATTCGTCTTTGCTATTCCAAGACCTTCCACCCGGTGCGCTGTCCGCCCGCGAGGCGGGGTGCGAAGGACAACACGC encodes:
- a CDS encoding ribonuclease T, whose translation is MRAGFAGVAALAALLPAPALAQAYQCRAPQVASVPRIVPDGPRRVLPVTGYTLALSWSPEFCKPRSRDRSHTFQCAGKQGRFGLVVHGLRPEGARDWPQWCEARTALTPADIRGAMCLMPSERLVARQWAKHGACMVKRPANYLKVIRILRSGLRLPDYDRISREEGLTAGRIRAAFADANPEWPEAAIAVMLSPRGWLEEIRLCYSKTFHPVRCPPARRGAKDNTPAQIWRGL
- a CDS encoding TM2 domain-containing protein, which gives rise to MLIDFQVAAHRPSKLAAYLLCVFLGVLGAHRFYLGERKTAIVMLGIGITIIGLPVTAVWAVTDLFRIPAMIRQRDEETRKRLTAEAAE
- the nadC gene encoding carboxylating nicotinate-nucleotide diphosphorylase; this encodes MTDFVLPGFDLAAFVRATLAEDLGEGLSGGGRDVTSESVIPAEARFSGVMDSRDAITVAGLPLAEAFFRHLDPDCAIDSLVHDGDKVPAGTDLMRIEGRARALLTAERSALNIVQHLSGIATLTQAYVTAMRGPGGNPACTLLDTRKTIPGLRFLEKYATRQGGAQNHRMGLWDAAMIKDNHVAVAGSVGEAVRRAREAGVERIICEVDSLDQIEPALAAGAHHLLLDNMDPATLAEAVELVAGRVPTEASGGVNLDTIAAKAASGVDYISVGRLTQSAPAADIGLDFKPL